Proteins encoded in a region of the Mycolicibacterium chitae genome:
- a CDS encoding SDR family NAD(P)-dependent oxidoreductase — protein sequence MSTTPLVAVVTGASRGAGAGIAHALGSHGAIVYVTGRSESDPDATTPDTIQHTAAKVTAAGGQGIAVRVDHGDDEQVRALFARVEREQGRVDILVNNAAVIRDEMMGRTKFWEEPLNVVDTLDVGVRSSYVATVYAAPLMLPRRRGLVVFTSSSGAVHYAFGPAYGVPKAAVDKMAADMALDFKEFDIATVSIWMGSLLTDRVRAIVAKNPDKLGYILDTAETPELTGHVIAALYNDPDVMAVSGQTLIGAELAAEYGIKDEGDRQPPSYRELFDVHPQQQQSHVMR from the coding sequence ATGTCGACAACGCCGCTCGTCGCCGTCGTCACCGGGGCCAGTCGGGGGGCCGGAGCGGGCATCGCGCACGCCCTTGGCAGCCACGGCGCCATCGTCTATGTCACCGGTCGCAGCGAATCCGACCCGGACGCAACGACTCCCGACACCATCCAGCACACGGCCGCGAAAGTGACCGCGGCCGGCGGGCAGGGGATCGCGGTCCGGGTGGACCACGGCGACGACGAACAGGTGCGGGCCCTGTTCGCGCGGGTCGAGCGCGAGCAGGGCCGAGTGGACATCCTGGTCAACAACGCCGCCGTCATCCGCGACGAGATGATGGGCCGCACCAAGTTCTGGGAGGAGCCGCTCAACGTCGTCGACACGCTCGACGTCGGCGTTCGCAGCAGCTACGTCGCCACGGTGTACGCCGCGCCGTTGATGCTTCCCCGGCGTCGGGGCCTGGTGGTGTTCACCTCGTCCTCGGGTGCGGTGCACTACGCGTTCGGCCCGGCCTACGGGGTGCCCAAGGCCGCCGTGGACAAGATGGCCGCCGACATGGCCCTGGATTTCAAGGAATTCGACATCGCGACGGTGTCGATCTGGATGGGGTCGTTGCTCACCGATCGAGTGCGCGCGATCGTCGCCAAGAACCCGGACAAGCTGGGGTACATCCTGGACACCGCGGAGACCCCCGAGCTGACCGGCCACGTGATCGCGGCGCTCTACAATGACCCCGATGTCATGGCGGTCAGCGGCCAAACGCTGATCGGCGCCGAACTGGCCGCCGAGTACGGCATCAAGGACGAGGGCGACCGGCAGCCACCGTCATACCGGGAACTGTTCGATGTGCACCCGCAACAACAGCAGTCCCACGTCATGCGGTAG
- a CDS encoding TIGR03564 family F420-dependent LLM class oxidoreductase, with translation MRIGLTGGGSSVDSIVRQAKQAEEDGFAALWYASAVAGDPLVAMALAGRATSSIELGTAVLQTYPCHPLLQANRAVAAANAMGRPGFALGLGPSHRPVVEDVLGLSYDHPGRSTDEYVRIVAALLRDGEADFDGADWSTHSAGRMAAAEHPIPVLLAALSPRLLRIAGRHADGVILWLASAAALEGAIMPVLAGAAAEAGRPAPRVVAGLPIAVHEDRDEVRAAVAATATGYGAMSNFERIIETGGGSSAADVAIVGDEQAVRDQLERLIAAGATEVWAQPVAVGADRDRRRSSLQRTRALLSALARQSD, from the coding sequence GTGCGCATCGGACTGACCGGCGGCGGATCATCGGTTGATTCGATTGTGCGCCAGGCGAAGCAGGCCGAGGAGGACGGGTTCGCCGCGCTGTGGTACGCCAGCGCGGTCGCCGGGGATCCGTTGGTGGCCATGGCGTTGGCCGGGCGCGCCACCTCCTCGATCGAACTGGGCACCGCAGTCCTGCAGACCTATCCCTGCCACCCGCTGCTGCAGGCCAACCGCGCGGTGGCCGCCGCCAACGCGATGGGGCGGCCCGGCTTCGCGTTGGGGTTGGGGCCGTCGCACCGTCCTGTCGTGGAAGACGTCCTGGGCCTCTCGTACGACCATCCCGGGCGCAGCACCGACGAGTACGTGCGCATTGTCGCGGCCCTGCTGCGGGACGGGGAGGCGGACTTCGATGGCGCGGACTGGAGCACCCACAGCGCCGGGCGGATGGCCGCCGCCGAGCACCCGATTCCGGTTCTGCTGGCCGCGCTTTCGCCACGCTTGCTGCGCATCGCGGGCCGCCACGCGGACGGCGTCATCCTCTGGCTCGCCTCGGCCGCGGCCCTCGAGGGTGCCATCATGCCGGTGCTGGCCGGGGCGGCCGCGGAGGCGGGCCGCCCCGCCCCGCGCGTGGTGGCCGGCCTCCCGATCGCGGTGCACGAGGACCGCGACGAGGTCCGCGCGGCGGTGGCGGCGACGGCCACCGGCTACGGGGCGATGTCGAACTTCGAGCGCATCATCGAGACCGGCGGTGGATCGTCGGCGGCCGACGTGGCGATCGTCGGCGACGAACAGGCGGTGCGCGACCAACTGGAGCGCCTGATCGCGGCCGGGGCCACCGAGGTCTGGGCCCAACCCGTCGCCGTCGGCGCGGACCGCGACCGACGACGGTCCTCGCTGCAGCGGACCCGCGCGTTGTTGAGCGCCCTGGCGCGCCAATCGGATTAG
- a CDS encoding nitroreductase family protein, with protein MPQPTNDVWEVLSTARSIRRFTDRPVDDETLRRCLEAATWAPNGANAQLWRFIVLDGPEQRAAVAEAAQAALHTIESIYGMTRPAADDDSRAARNNRATYELHDRAAEHTSVLFAAFKNDFASEYLQAGSIYPAMQNFYLAARAQGLGACFTSWAAYQGEQTLRAATGVPDDWFLAGHVVVGWPRGRHGPVRRRSVDDVVFRNRWDTARAGIVYGAGARPGDK; from the coding sequence ATGCCCCAACCGACCAATGACGTCTGGGAAGTGCTGTCCACCGCGCGGTCGATCCGCCGTTTCACCGATCGCCCCGTCGACGACGAGACCCTGCGCCGCTGCCTCGAGGCGGCCACCTGGGCGCCCAACGGCGCGAACGCGCAGTTGTGGCGGTTCATCGTGCTCGACGGGCCCGAGCAGCGCGCCGCGGTCGCCGAGGCCGCGCAGGCGGCGTTGCACACCATCGAGTCGATCTACGGCATGACCCGGCCCGCCGCCGACGACGACAGCCGGGCGGCCCGCAACAATCGGGCCACCTACGAATTGCACGACCGCGCAGCCGAACACACCTCCGTGCTGTTCGCGGCGTTCAAGAACGACTTCGCCTCCGAATACCTGCAGGCCGGGTCGATCTACCCCGCCATGCAGAACTTCTACCTGGCCGCCCGGGCGCAGGGCCTGGGCGCCTGCTTCACCAGTTGGGCGGCCTACCAGGGTGAGCAGACGCTCCGAGCCGCCACCGGCGTCCCCGACGACTGGTTCCTGGCCGGGCACGTCGTGGTCGGCTGGCCGCGGGGCCGGCACGGCCCGGTCCGGCGCCGCTCGGTCGACGACGTGGTGTTCCGTAACCGCTGGGACACCGCCCGGGCCGGCATCGTCTACGGCGCCGGCGCCCGTCCGGGTGACAAGTGA
- a CDS encoding SDR family NAD(P)-dependent oxidoreductase translates to MDDKFAMDGRVAVITGGGTGIGRASALVLAERGADIVLAGRREEPLKTTAREIEALGRRALTVPTDVTSAEECQALVDAAVGEFGRLDVLMNNAGGGETKSLMKWTDEEWHQVLDLNLSSAWYLSRAAARPMIAQGRGSIVNISSGASLLAMPQAAIYGAAKAGLNNLTGSMAAAWTRKGVRVNCIACGAVRTPGLEADAARQGFDIDMIGQTNGSGRIADPEEIGYGVLFFASDASSYCSGQTLYIHGGPGPAGV, encoded by the coding sequence GTGGACGACAAGTTCGCAATGGACGGCCGGGTCGCCGTGATCACCGGTGGGGGAACGGGTATCGGCCGTGCGTCAGCGCTGGTGCTGGCCGAGCGCGGTGCCGACATCGTGCTGGCCGGTCGCCGTGAGGAGCCGCTGAAGACCACCGCGCGCGAGATCGAGGCGTTGGGCCGCCGGGCGCTGACGGTGCCCACCGACGTCACCTCCGCCGAGGAATGTCAGGCTCTGGTGGACGCGGCGGTGGGCGAGTTCGGCCGGCTCGACGTGTTGATGAACAACGCCGGCGGCGGTGAGACCAAGTCGCTGATGAAGTGGACCGACGAGGAATGGCACCAGGTTCTGGACCTGAACTTGTCCAGCGCCTGGTACCTCTCGCGCGCCGCGGCCAGGCCGATGATCGCGCAGGGACGCGGGTCGATCGTCAACATCTCCTCGGGGGCGAGCCTGCTGGCCATGCCGCAGGCGGCGATCTACGGGGCCGCCAAGGCGGGCCTGAACAACCTGACCGGCTCGATGGCCGCGGCCTGGACCCGTAAGGGTGTGCGGGTCAACTGCATCGCCTGCGGTGCGGTCCGCACCCCGGGCCTGGAGGCGGATGCGGCCAGGCAGGGCTTCGACATCGACATGATCGGCCAGACCAATGGCTCGGGGCGCATCGCGGACCCGGAGGAAATCGGCTACGGCGTGCTGTTTTTCGCCTCCGATGCGTCCAGCTACTGCTCGGGCCAGACCCTGTACATCCACGGCGGCCCCGGCCCGGCCGGCGTCTGA
- a CDS encoding VOC family protein: MSVSHVGLRVRDLEKSQQFYEALGFVQANRLTVPDKVAGGLLGLAEPIGFEAVYLRKDDFVLQLLTFSGYPAPEEAERNMTNAGLTHLSLAVDDVAATIAAARDSGGTVVAEPPGGYACMIRDPEGQLIELIHASVRPVPPQQKT, encoded by the coding sequence ATGAGTGTGAGCCACGTCGGACTGCGGGTCCGCGATCTCGAGAAGTCCCAACAGTTCTACGAGGCCCTCGGCTTCGTCCAGGCCAACCGGCTGACCGTGCCGGACAAGGTGGCCGGCGGTCTGCTCGGGCTGGCCGAGCCGATCGGATTCGAGGCCGTGTATCTGCGCAAGGACGACTTCGTCCTGCAACTGCTGACCTTCTCCGGGTATCCGGCGCCCGAGGAGGCCGAGCGAAACATGACCAACGCCGGCCTGACCCACCTGTCGCTGGCGGTCGACGACGTCGCGGCGACCATCGCGGCGGCCCGGGACTCCGGCGGCACCGTGGTCGCCGAGCCCCCCGGCGGCTACGCCTGCATGATCCGCGATCCCGAGGGGCAGCTGATCGAGCTGATCCACGCGAGCGTGCGGCCGGTGCCACCGCAGCAGAAGACCTGA
- a CDS encoding nuclear transport factor 2 family protein yields MSNDDEIKQLRERVQYLEDRSAILDCVMNQARGHDRHDAELMGSVYFEDGIDEHGPTVKTGPEYGAWANDVHGMVFEDHLHNITSHTCEINGDEAHAESYVMGAMRAKGGKVVSLMGGRYLDRLERRDGVWKIALRRCTIEWMMNGDSSALASGAVKGFIKGTWDRTDPSYTRPLQLDSEPVSRW; encoded by the coding sequence ATGAGCAACGACGATGAGATCAAGCAGCTGCGCGAACGTGTGCAGTACCTCGAGGACCGCAGCGCCATCCTGGACTGCGTGATGAACCAGGCCCGCGGCCACGACCGCCACGATGCCGAGCTGATGGGCAGCGTGTACTTCGAGGACGGGATCGACGAGCACGGACCCACGGTGAAGACCGGGCCGGAGTACGGCGCGTGGGCCAACGACGTGCACGGGATGGTGTTCGAGGACCACCTGCACAACATCACCTCGCACACCTGCGAGATCAACGGCGACGAGGCCCACGCCGAGAGCTACGTCATGGGTGCCATGCGGGCCAAGGGCGGCAAGGTCGTCTCACTGATGGGCGGCCGTTACCTGGACCGGCTGGAGCGCCGCGACGGGGTATGGAAGATCGCCCTGCGCCGCTGCACCATCGAGTGGATGATGAACGGCGACTCCTCGGCACTGGCTTCCGGCGCCGTCAAGGGCTTCATCAAGGGCACCTGGGACCGCACCGACCCGTCCTACACCCGTCCGTTGCAGCTGGACAGCGAGCCCGTCAGCCGCTGGTGA
- a CDS encoding SDR family oxidoreductase, whose protein sequence is MELANKVALITGGGSGIGRATAQRLAAEGMRICVLDIDRDTAVSVAESLGGLGLQCDVSDPEQVDRAFTTCIAELGSVDLAFLNAGITIHWSGDIATLDISEYRRSLGVNVDGVVFGVRAAVRAMRARSTPSGGVILATASLAGILPWHPDPVYSLGKHAVVGFMRSIAPNLAADDITVHTICPGITETGVLGDRRALVERIGVPVMEPEHVADAVLTAIAAGPQASGSCWVSQHGKPAWAMEFAEVESRDARLNVPIAPSGKG, encoded by the coding sequence ATGGAACTTGCCAACAAGGTCGCTCTGATCACCGGCGGCGGATCGGGCATCGGTCGCGCGACCGCACAGCGACTCGCGGCCGAGGGCATGCGGATCTGCGTGCTCGACATCGACCGGGACACCGCCGTGTCGGTCGCCGAATCGCTGGGTGGGCTGGGACTGCAGTGCGACGTCTCCGATCCCGAACAGGTGGACCGCGCCTTCACCACGTGCATTGCCGAGCTCGGGAGCGTGGATCTCGCCTTCCTCAACGCGGGCATCACGATCCACTGGTCCGGCGACATCGCCACGCTGGATATCTCGGAGTACCGCCGCTCACTGGGGGTCAACGTCGACGGCGTCGTGTTCGGCGTCCGGGCGGCCGTCCGGGCGATGCGGGCGCGCAGCACTCCGAGTGGGGGTGTCATCCTGGCGACCGCCTCGCTGGCGGGCATCCTGCCGTGGCATCCGGACCCGGTCTACTCGCTGGGCAAGCACGCGGTCGTCGGCTTCATGCGGTCCATCGCGCCGAACCTTGCCGCCGACGACATTACCGTGCACACCATCTGCCCCGGCATCACCGAGACCGGGGTGCTCGGCGACCGCCGTGCGCTCGTCGAGCGTATCGGTGTGCCGGTCATGGAACCCGAGCACGTCGCCGATGCGGTACTCACCGCTATCGCCGCGGGGCCGCAGGCCAGCGGCTCCTGCTGGGTGTCCCAACATGGGAAGCCGGCGTGGGCAATGGAATTCGCCGAGGTCGAGTCTCGCGACGCGCGACTGAACGTGCCGATCGCGCCGTCCGGGAAGGGCTGA
- a CDS encoding cytochrome P450, which yields MDAATDRQLTYDPYDIEIDVDPYPTYRRLRDEAPVYYDEKFDFWGLSRFDDVETGLRDTANLSNAKGDILEVVKAEPNMPEGVFINEDPPLHTVHRLLVSRAFTPKKMRAIEEQVRAFCAACLDPLVGGDRFNFTLDLGAEMPMRVIGMLVGMPDSLQRSVRSIAHRRLRNEPGKPLKVSKDNYFNGNMFAEYVDWRAKNPSDDLVTELLNIEFEDVSGTVRRLNSEELLVFLGVIANAGTETVGRLFGWLGKLLGEHPDQRRELVADPSLIGGAVEEVLRFEPPVHNIARYVSNDIEYHGQTIPAGSALLLMAGAANRDERKFDDPDRFDIHRNANHLSFGRGTHFCLGASLARLEGRVALEEILKRWPDWTVDLDNAVRAPTATVRGWDSMPVVVG from the coding sequence ATGGACGCCGCGACCGACAGGCAGCTCACGTATGACCCCTATGACATCGAGATCGACGTGGACCCCTACCCCACGTATCGACGGCTGCGGGACGAAGCTCCGGTGTACTACGACGAGAAGTTCGACTTCTGGGGTTTGAGTCGCTTCGACGATGTCGAGACCGGACTGCGCGACACGGCGAACCTGAGCAACGCCAAGGGCGACATCCTGGAGGTCGTCAAGGCCGAACCCAACATGCCCGAGGGGGTCTTCATCAACGAGGACCCGCCGCTGCACACCGTGCATCGGCTGCTGGTCTCGCGGGCCTTCACGCCGAAGAAGATGCGCGCCATCGAGGAACAGGTGCGCGCGTTCTGCGCCGCCTGCCTGGATCCGCTGGTGGGCGGCGATCGTTTCAACTTCACCCTGGACCTCGGGGCCGAAATGCCCATGCGGGTCATCGGAATGCTGGTCGGCATGCCGGATTCGTTGCAGCGCAGCGTCCGGTCCATCGCCCACCGCCGGTTGCGCAACGAGCCCGGCAAGCCGCTGAAGGTCAGCAAGGACAACTACTTCAACGGCAACATGTTCGCCGAGTACGTCGACTGGCGAGCCAAGAATCCGTCCGACGATCTGGTGACCGAACTGCTCAACATCGAGTTCGAGGACGTCTCGGGCACCGTTCGCCGGCTCAACTCCGAAGAGTTGCTGGTGTTCCTCGGGGTGATCGCGAATGCGGGCACCGAGACCGTCGGACGGCTGTTCGGTTGGCTGGGCAAGCTGTTGGGCGAACACCCCGATCAGCGCCGCGAGTTGGTGGCCGACCCGTCGCTGATCGGCGGGGCGGTCGAGGAAGTGCTGCGGTTCGAGCCGCCCGTGCACAACATCGCGCGCTACGTCTCCAACGACATCGAGTACCACGGTCAGACCATCCCGGCCGGCAGCGCGCTGCTACTGATGGCGGGCGCGGCGAACCGCGACGAGCGCAAGTTCGACGACCCCGACCGGTTCGACATCCACCGCAACGCAAACCATCTGTCCTTCGGCCGGGGCACCCACTTCTGCCTCGGGGCGTCCCTGGCCCGGCTGGAAGGTCGCGTGGCCCTGGAGGAGATCCTGAAGCGCTGGCCGGATTGGACGGTCGACCTGGACAACGCGGTGCGGGCGCCGACGGCCACGGTGCGCGGGTGGGACAGCATGCCCGTGGTCGTCGGCTGA
- a CDS encoding TIGR03619 family F420-dependent LLM class oxidoreductase — MDLGYVSLNTPDDIAPDVLAAELEARGFESLWVGEHPQVPVASGAGMPRRLLAAQKQMWDPLISLMMAAQATERLRLGTAVALPLERELFTLAKQVATLDRLSAGRLLFGMGVGVRSELEVASRNIAWSQRYGALADMVAALDVLWTEDDSSYRGEFFDFEPVWSYPKPHQRPRPPLLVAATGPKALRSCLKWADGWLPGDAALGDVPAALDRFRELARDAGRDPAALDLTIMVWGEPTLEVLQSYRELGFNRAVLGGGRRGGTDPTTTLPFLDRCAEMVEQLA, encoded by the coding sequence ATGGACCTCGGTTACGTCTCGTTGAACACCCCCGACGACATCGCGCCGGATGTCCTGGCCGCCGAACTGGAGGCGCGTGGCTTCGAGTCGCTGTGGGTGGGGGAGCACCCCCAGGTCCCCGTCGCATCGGGCGCCGGGATGCCGCGCCGGCTGCTGGCGGCCCAGAAGCAGATGTGGGACCCGCTCATCTCGCTGATGATGGCCGCGCAGGCCACCGAGCGGCTGCGGCTGGGCACCGCGGTGGCGCTGCCGCTGGAGCGTGAATTGTTCACGCTGGCAAAGCAGGTCGCCACGTTGGACCGCCTCAGCGCGGGCCGGCTGCTGTTCGGGATGGGGGTGGGTGTTCGTTCCGAACTCGAAGTGGCGTCGCGCAACATCGCGTGGTCCCAGCGCTACGGTGCGCTCGCGGACATGGTGGCCGCCCTCGACGTGCTCTGGACCGAGGACGACTCGTCCTACCGCGGTGAGTTCTTCGACTTCGAGCCCGTCTGGTCTTACCCCAAGCCGCACCAGCGGCCGCGTCCGCCGTTGCTCGTCGCAGCCACCGGTCCGAAGGCGCTGCGGTCCTGCCTGAAGTGGGCCGACGGGTGGTTGCCCGGTGACGCCGCGCTCGGGGACGTGCCTGCCGCGCTGGACCGGTTCCGCGAACTCGCCCGCGACGCGGGGCGCGATCCGGCCGCGCTGGATCTGACCATCATGGTGTGGGGCGAGCCCACGCTGGAGGTGCTGCAGAGCTATCGCGAACTCGGCTTCAATCGCGCCGTGCTGGGCGGCGGGCGCCGCGGCGGCACCGATCCGACGACCACGCTGCCATTTCTCGATCGGTGCGCGGAGATGGTCGAGCAGCTGGCCTGA
- a CDS encoding TetR/AcrR family transcriptional regulator: MAASPRRVGAETSKTRDALLNCVERLLLAKGYASISYRTLASEAGVTPSLVQYYFPTLDDIFLAAIRRYADQNLEYLTKTLKEHPDDPLRTLWNYNQREATGALMTEFMALGNHRKSIQAEIAKVTKRMRKVQVDALVAKYGKDARLGDLSLPALQLLMSGIPKFLSLEEGVGVKTTHREVTAAFERFLDSVG; encoded by the coding sequence ATGGCAGCTTCACCGCGGCGCGTGGGCGCCGAGACGTCCAAGACGCGGGACGCATTGCTCAACTGCGTGGAGCGTCTGCTGCTCGCCAAGGGCTACGCCAGCATCAGCTACCGCACGCTGGCGTCGGAGGCCGGGGTCACGCCCAGCCTGGTGCAGTACTACTTCCCCACCCTCGACGACATCTTCCTCGCAGCCATCCGTCGCTACGCCGATCAGAACCTCGAATACCTGACCAAGACCCTGAAGGAGCATCCCGACGATCCGCTGCGCACGCTGTGGAACTACAACCAGCGCGAGGCCACGGGCGCGCTGATGACCGAGTTCATGGCGCTGGGCAACCACCGCAAATCCATCCAGGCCGAGATCGCCAAGGTGACCAAGCGGATGCGCAAGGTCCAGGTCGACGCGCTGGTGGCGAAGTACGGCAAGGATGCGCGCCTCGGCGACCTGTCGCTGCCCGCGCTGCAGCTGCTGATGTCGGGCATACCGAAGTTCCTGAGCCTCGAGGAGGGCGTCGGCGTCAAGACCACCCACCGCGAGGTCACGGCGGCCTTCGAGCGGTTCTTGGACTCCGTCGGCTGA
- a CDS encoding LLM class flavin-dependent oxidoreductase — protein sequence MSKRMIFTLLVMDSVGHNFHGGWRHPRARNREYKNFDMWVELAQKAEAAKFDAFFFTDVLGVQGEYDGSRDIVFEQAMNVPVGDCTMLLPVLARETTDIGLMYTSSVIQQHPFSFARQVSTLDHLSNGRVGWNIVTSANERAFANFGVPGGLSHDQRYEWAHEYVDVTYKLWEGSWDVGAVVDDPGRGVYTDPTKVHDIHHVGERYRVEGYNLMEPSPQRTPLLAQAGGSPAGLDFASRHAEVMFLSAFTPEAITQQVDTVRSQARSHGRRDEDILFLQGLMFVVGSTDEEANRKWMELEQWRSQEAQAAYFASLSGMDLGRHDPDTPLEDLIETMPGIRGAFLSLINAWPPGGKPTIGDFLTTMSLPQMVVGSPETIAARLLEFQAAGSDGVQVMNMLMPESYDEFFEHVVPVLQDKGLMQTEYRPGTLRQKLFDTDRPDISERHPAHGYRGMFC from the coding sequence GTGTCCAAACGAATGATCTTCACGCTGTTGGTGATGGACTCCGTCGGCCACAACTTTCACGGCGGCTGGCGCCATCCTCGTGCGCGCAACCGCGAGTACAAGAACTTCGACATGTGGGTCGAACTCGCACAGAAGGCCGAGGCCGCGAAGTTCGACGCGTTCTTCTTCACCGACGTGCTCGGGGTGCAGGGCGAGTACGACGGCTCGCGCGACATCGTCTTCGAGCAGGCGATGAACGTTCCGGTCGGCGACTGCACGATGCTGCTGCCCGTGCTCGCCCGCGAGACCACCGACATCGGCCTGATGTACACGAGTTCGGTCATCCAACAACACCCGTTCTCGTTCGCCCGACAGGTCTCGACTCTCGACCACCTCAGCAACGGCCGGGTGGGATGGAACATCGTCACCTCGGCCAACGAACGAGCTTTCGCCAATTTCGGTGTGCCCGGCGGCTTGTCGCACGACCAGCGTTACGAGTGGGCACACGAGTACGTGGACGTCACCTACAAGCTGTGGGAAGGGTCGTGGGACGTCGGTGCCGTGGTCGACGACCCGGGCCGGGGTGTCTACACCGACCCGACGAAGGTGCACGACATCCACCACGTCGGCGAGCGCTACCGGGTCGAGGGTTACAACCTGATGGAGCCCTCGCCGCAGCGGACGCCACTGCTGGCTCAGGCGGGCGGATCGCCGGCCGGCCTGGACTTCGCGAGTCGGCACGCGGAGGTGATGTTCCTGTCGGCCTTCACTCCCGAAGCGATCACCCAGCAGGTCGACACCGTGCGCAGCCAGGCCCGCTCGCACGGTCGTCGCGACGAGGACATCCTGTTTCTGCAGGGCCTGATGTTCGTCGTGGGTTCCACCGACGAAGAGGCCAACCGGAAGTGGATGGAGTTGGAACAGTGGCGATCCCAGGAGGCGCAGGCCGCCTACTTCGCCAGTCTCAGCGGCATGGACCTCGGCCGGCACGACCCGGACACTCCGCTCGAGGACCTCATCGAGACCATGCCCGGTATCCGGGGCGCCTTCTTGTCGCTGATCAACGCGTGGCCGCCGGGCGGTAAGCCCACCATCGGTGACTTCCTGACCACCATGTCGCTGCCGCAGATGGTCGTCGGATCGCCGGAAACCATTGCGGCGCGGCTGCTCGAGTTCCAGGCCGCGGGCTCCGACGGCGTACAGGTGATGAACATGCTGATGCCGGAGAGCTACGACGAGTTCTTCGAGCACGTTGTCCCGGTGCTGCAGGACAAGGGTCTGATGCAGACGGAGTATCGGCCGGGCACGTTGCGGCAGAAGCTATTCGACACCGACCGGCCCGACATCTCCGAGCGGCACCCGGCCCACGGGTACCGCGGCATGTTCTGCTGA
- a CDS encoding acyl-CoA dehydrogenase family protein produces MDKESLDMLEASLRKTMLAKSGPALDAALTEMGWAEMLSEAADAAVPLVFRLLGETGSHASVLVDVVLNATGNEIGTDVELPLPYAGNTWVIWDRGATDGADTALGGLPLRREEEGYPIRVAEARLAVGWWLIGSARAMLALARQHALDRVQFGKPIASFQAVRHRLAETLVAIEGAEATLTLPGTDNPDLTALLAKAAAGKAALTAAKHCQQVLGGIGFTEEHDLHVHVKRALVLDGLLGSSRELTRKAGAGLRARGSVPRLAQL; encoded by the coding sequence GTGGACAAAGAGTCACTCGACATGCTCGAGGCGTCCCTGCGGAAGACGATGCTCGCCAAGTCCGGCCCGGCTCTCGACGCCGCGCTGACCGAGATGGGCTGGGCCGAGATGCTCTCCGAGGCCGCCGACGCGGCAGTACCGCTGGTGTTCCGCCTGCTGGGCGAAACCGGTTCGCACGCCTCGGTTCTCGTCGACGTGGTGCTCAACGCCACGGGCAACGAGATCGGCACGGACGTGGAGCTACCGCTGCCGTACGCCGGCAACACCTGGGTGATCTGGGACCGCGGGGCAACCGACGGCGCCGACACGGCCCTGGGCGGGCTGCCGCTGCGCCGCGAAGAAGAGGGCTACCCGATCCGGGTCGCCGAGGCGCGCCTGGCGGTCGGTTGGTGGCTGATCGGATCGGCGCGGGCGATGCTCGCCCTGGCCCGCCAGCACGCGCTGGACCGGGTGCAGTTCGGCAAGCCGATCGCGTCGTTCCAGGCCGTGCGGCACCGGCTCGCCGAGACGCTGGTGGCCATCGAGGGCGCCGAGGCGACCCTGACGCTGCCCGGCACCGACAACCCCGACCTGACCGCGCTGCTGGCCAAGGCCGCCGCGGGCAAGGCCGCGCTGACCGCGGCCAAGCACTGCCAGCAGGTCCTCGGCGGTATCGGCTTCACCGAGGAGCACGACCTGCACGTGCACGTCAAGCGCGCGCTGGTGCTCGACGGGTTGCTCGGCAGCTCACGGGAACTCACCCGCAAGGCCGGCGCCGGTCTGCGTGCCCGCGGGTCGGTCCCCCGGCTGGCCCAGCTGTAA